One genomic region from Salinicola endophyticus encodes:
- a CDS encoding sodium-dependent transporter, with protein sequence MAKSHTHAQWSSRTAFVLAATGSAVGLGNIWKFPYMVGDSGGAVFVLVYLVCIALIGLPILVSEWLLGRRGQSNPINTMQTLSRKEKKSPDWVLVGIAGVLGSFLILSFYSVVGGWSLNYTWSTLSGDLGRSSGVSVGDYFTTLLGQPGTLLLWHTLFMLLTFGIVAGGVKGGLERAAKWLMPLLIVALIVLIGFGMTTSGFGEAATFMFSPDWSKLNGGVILAALGHAFFTLSLGMGIMMAYGSYLGQDVDLIKTARTVVILDTVIALGAGMAIFPVVFANNLDPSAGPGLLFVTLPLAFIDMPWGLAFGTIFFALLTVAALTSAISLLEPVTEFLEERTPLSRLGSAFVAALATWSLGIAALLAFNLWSGFQPFGFNVFDLLDALTSKLMLPLTGLAVIVFTAWFLDSDDVKQELGLGPKGRMLWHYVSRYVAPIGVIVVFFNSL encoded by the coding sequence ATGGCCAAATCCCACACCCATGCGCAGTGGTCCTCTCGCACGGCCTTCGTCCTGGCGGCGACCGGCTCGGCGGTCGGGCTCGGCAATATCTGGAAATTCCCCTACATGGTGGGCGACAGCGGCGGCGCCGTGTTCGTGCTCGTCTACCTGGTGTGTATCGCGCTGATCGGGCTGCCGATCCTGGTCTCCGAGTGGCTGCTCGGCCGCCGCGGCCAGTCCAACCCGATCAACACCATGCAGACGCTCAGCCGCAAGGAGAAGAAATCGCCGGACTGGGTGCTGGTGGGGATCGCCGGCGTGCTCGGGTCGTTCCTGATTCTCTCTTTCTACAGCGTGGTCGGCGGCTGGTCGCTCAACTACACCTGGAGCACGCTGAGCGGTGATCTCGGCCGCTCCAGCGGGGTCAGCGTGGGTGACTACTTCACCACTCTGCTGGGCCAGCCGGGTACGCTGCTGCTGTGGCACACGCTGTTCATGCTGCTGACCTTCGGCATCGTCGCCGGCGGGGTCAAGGGCGGCCTGGAACGCGCCGCCAAGTGGCTGATGCCGCTGCTGATCGTGGCGCTGATCGTGCTGATCGGCTTCGGCATGACCACTTCCGGCTTCGGCGAGGCGGCCACCTTCATGTTCTCCCCCGACTGGAGCAAGCTCAACGGAGGGGTCATCCTCGCCGCGCTGGGTCACGCCTTCTTCACCCTGTCGCTGGGCATGGGCATCATGATGGCCTACGGCTCCTACCTGGGGCAGGACGTCGATCTGATCAAGACCGCGCGTACCGTGGTGATCCTGGATACGGTGATCGCCCTCGGCGCCGGCATGGCGATCTTCCCGGTGGTCTTCGCCAACAATCTCGACCCCAGCGCCGGCCCGGGCCTGCTCTTCGTCACCCTGCCGCTGGCGTTCATCGACATGCCCTGGGGGCTGGCGTTCGGCACCATCTTCTTCGCCCTGCTCACGGTAGCCGCGCTGACCTCGGCGATCTCGCTGCTGGAGCCGGTCACCGAGTTCCTCGAAGAGCGCACGCCGCTGTCGCGCCTCGGTTCGGCGTTCGTCGCCGCGCTGGCGACCTGGAGCCTGGGGATCGCCGCGCTGCTGGCGTTCAACCTCTGGTCCGGCTTCCAGCCGTTCGGCTTCAACGTCTTCGATCTGCTCGATGCGCTCACCAGCAAGCTGATGCTGCCGCTGACCGGGCTCGCGGTGATCGTCTTCACCGCCTGGTTCCTGGACAGCGACGACGTCAAGCAGGAGCTGGGCCTGGGGCCGAAAGGGCGCATGCTGTGGCACTACGTGTCGCGCTACGTCGCCCCCATCGGCGTCATCGTGGTGTTCTTCAACAGCCTCTGA